One segment of Megachile rotundata isolate GNS110a chromosome 6, iyMegRotu1, whole genome shotgun sequence DNA contains the following:
- the LOC143264629 gene encoding uncharacterized protein LOC143264629 isoform X2 codes for MYPTISLHLLIPKTVRAICDERPFRIYCRISELEYVPVYNLISLEGGFNLICDPEIYIVVDEPSLDVYFCKRKNSRKTQRKYDSIGIISRNNGETDLDFIGSSTRASSFFMLSDVEILRCALSIRKVHDDDPGARFRYLFVKTPPVYGRELKDINKQVNILMKGFPQTKSKPIYQPFPEVQKARSQVTSASSKKKRK; via the exons ATGTATCCCACTATTTCCCTCCACCTGCTAATTCCCAAGACG GTTCGCGCAATCTGTGACGAGCGACCGTTCAGAATTTATTGTCGGATCTCGGAACTCGAATACGTTCCTGTATACAACCTGATCAGCTTGGAAGGAGGTTTCAACCTGATATGCGATCCAGA GATTTACATCGTCGTAGACGAACCTAGCCTCGATGTTTATTTCTGTAAACGCAAGAACTCTCGAAAAACACAGAGGAAATACGATTCAATTGGAATCATTAGCAGAAACAATGGCGAAACCGATCTCGATTTCATTGGTAGCAGCACGAGAGCTTCCTCGTTTTTCATGCTGTCCGACGTGGAAATACTGCGG TGCGCTTTATCGATCAGAAAGGTGCATGACGATGATCCCGGTGCCCGGTTTCGGTATTTATTCGTGAAAACACCGCCCGTGTACGGCCGTGAATTAAAAGACATCAATAAACAAGTGAATATTTTGATGAAGG GTTTTCCACAGACCAAGAGTAAGCCTATCTACCAACCCTTTCCGGAAGTGCAAAAGGCCCGTTCGCAAGTAACTAGTGCAAgttcgaaaaagaaaagaaaatag
- the LOC143264629 gene encoding uncharacterized protein LOC143264629 isoform X1, which translates to MLQHLFVVLKVTIVGNPSMTIERTTITLKNEHFLDIGELLVDVRAICDERPFRIYCRISELEYVPVYNLISLEGGFNLICDPEIYIVVDEPSLDVYFCKRKNSRKTQRKYDSIGIISRNNGETDLDFIGSSTRASSFFMLSDVEILRCALSIRKVHDDDPGARFRYLFVKTPPVYGRELKDINKQVNILMKGFPQTKSKPIYQPFPEVQKARSQVTSASSKKKRK; encoded by the exons ATGTTGCAACATCTATTCGTGGTTCTTAAAGTGACCATCGTGGGAAATCCCAGTATGACCATAGAGAGAACGACGATAACCTTGAAGAACGAACATTTCCTCGACATTGGCGAACTTCTCGTCGAT GTTCGCGCAATCTGTGACGAGCGACCGTTCAGAATTTATTGTCGGATCTCGGAACTCGAATACGTTCCTGTATACAACCTGATCAGCTTGGAAGGAGGTTTCAACCTGATATGCGATCCAGA GATTTACATCGTCGTAGACGAACCTAGCCTCGATGTTTATTTCTGTAAACGCAAGAACTCTCGAAAAACACAGAGGAAATACGATTCAATTGGAATCATTAGCAGAAACAATGGCGAAACCGATCTCGATTTCATTGGTAGCAGCACGAGAGCTTCCTCGTTTTTCATGCTGTCCGACGTGGAAATACTGCGG TGCGCTTTATCGATCAGAAAGGTGCATGACGATGATCCCGGTGCCCGGTTTCGGTATTTATTCGTGAAAACACCGCCCGTGTACGGCCGTGAATTAAAAGACATCAATAAACAAGTGAATATTTTGATGAAGG GTTTTCCACAGACCAAGAGTAAGCCTATCTACCAACCCTTTCCGGAAGTGCAAAAGGCCCGTTCGCAAGTAACTAGTGCAAgttcgaaaaagaaaagaaaatag